GGTATCACATCGTTTTAGGTCCAGTCAGATAGACAATCATTTCATGCATTTGTTTCTTTTCATCTCATTGCAGTGTGGAAACTGATTAATATTTGCATCTACGTATTAGAATTAAAATTGTACAATTACACTAGATATGGAGCTCATATAGTGTATAAGGTTCCAAAACAGTACAATTTTGCAAACAACGACACAGAGCATTTTTAGATTaggttctctttctctctagaaTCAATAGCCACTCACATAAACTTACAagttatctttttttttggaagtaTCAAAATGAGGGACATGGGCATTTTCCCATTTTCATATACAACTTGTACTTGTTCACTACAATCATGCATACAAATTTGTGATAATCCACAAAAAGATGAATTAGACAGACTCTTTTCCACCTGAAACTCGACAATCCATGACTAGAATGAAAGTCTGATTAAAACGTTGAGCCATTGAACCCAAAGAATGAGCGCTGAAGGCTCAACGTTTTAATCAGACTTTCTTTCTAGTCATGGATTGTGGAGTTTCAGGTGGAAAAGAGTCTGTCTAATTCATAACAGAAGTTTAATCTGCTTTATTACCAATTAACATTATTAAGAGCAACTAGTTACTGCACAATTACATAATGcactttaaaaacaaaaaaagtaaaaaaaaaatgtaccaaCAAGGAAAATGAGGAAAAGAAAACCATATTTTTCATCCTTTCCTGCTTGAGCACTTTACAAATTTTTCTACCCTCACAGATTTGATTAACAATCAAACAAGTCCAATTCAGTCTCAAAGGGTTTAACTACAAAGTAAACAATTTCACAGAGAGCATATATCAAAATTCTTCTGGAAGAGCATGGCCTTGTAAGAAGGACCTGAACAGCACAAGTGATCTCTCAGGCTGTGAAAATGGAGCTTCATGTGATGCTCCCCTGATGGTGGCAAATGAAAGGATGTTACCATAAACCTGAGTCCACCCACCCACCTGAAATAAGATTGGAATATTTCTTAAGCACAAATTCAATTAAATAGTGTTTGTAAAAATTCAGCCAAACTCAGCACAATTCACCTGTTTCCCTTCAAACCAGACCCTGTATGGCACTGTGGTCTTCAATCCTAGTTCTTTTGCCAATTGATGCACCAAAGTTCTACTTCCAGTCAATGGGATAACTGAATCCTGATCACCACTGCaaaacaataattttttaaatttgttctGAAGACTAGAGGTCGAGCCTCGTCAACGGAAAAGTTGTTGCCATGCGACTTTATGGTCACCGGTTTAGGCCATGGAATCAGTCTCTCATAAAAAATGCAATGTAAGACTGCCTACATTAGATCCACAAAGTGGATCCCACTCCTCCATGGGCCTCACGCATAGTGAAATTTTTATACCACCGAGTTTGCCCTATTTTTTGTTCTGAAGACTAGACATACCAAGTCATATTTCCATTTGGACTTAGAAACCAAGCCAAGACTAtgaattcttctacaattgaaatatatatttgattctaaagtcaaaatcagtTCATATCAATTTGGGCCGATGCTCCTGTAAGTAGCCTCGGCTTCTGGCTGCCAGAATTCATTACGAGGAAATAGAAGCTGACCCAAACATATTAGTAATAAGGAAGATATGATGCATGCATGTACCTGTATACCAATACAGGTAATCCTGCCTTGACTAGCTTGCTTACAGCTGTGATTGTTGGTATCTCCAAGTCACGGAACTCATAATTCAAGACACTGATGCACATAAAGCATGATATTCATATTAACAAAAAAGACAAAGTAAAGTATTAGGGGAAAGAAGAATATGAGATCAAGACAACAAAATCTTAGGTGTTTATGTGCAACACTCTAAATAGCAAAAACATGTTTTGAAAAGCGATGAAAGGCACAACAATGAAGTGTTGACTTGTGTAGTGTCCAAACATGTTTACACAGTACTCATAAACACAATACATCACATATGAGTGAAGGGCACAGAAGAGAATTACTTGCTGCAAACAGACCATCTTTGCACCCCAACAAGATGTGCATGTAAAGCAGATTGAACATCTTTCCTATTCAGATAATTGGCTGCTTCATCTTCCACACATACATCTATGGTTTCAGTACCTTGCTGTTTGACAACAAAAACAAGACCAGCATTTCATGATCTTAGTACTAGGTCAGACAGAAAATAAAGCCAAGGCAAGTTAATGGTGAAAATTGGAATTAAAGAAAAACTTTAATATCATTCATTATATCTATCATTTCTTTCTCTTGAAATCCTATCTCTCTCTAGATGGGGAGGTGGATGAGTGTGAATAAATATTTTGCCTCAAAGAAATGCTTGAGGAGGAAAAACTCACCTGGGGACTGAGGACTTTGGTTTGTGAAAACACTGAAGAAATACAAACATCAAGGGTCACATCATACTTGTCAACAAATCTACTAGTTTCTGTAGTAACTTGGCTCATCACACGTGAACAGATAGGAGAAACAGAACCACCATAGTATTCCCTCACATATCTTGAGTAGTTACAAACAGAAGTGAACATTCCATATGTTGTGTCTGAGATTAATCCATGAGACCAGAAGAACTCAGCTCTTGAATTGAAGTCTGTTGAAAATTCTAGAAGTGGGTTACCAAGCTGCATAAAAGGAAACTAGTTTCAGGTGCCTAAATTCCTTAATCAAATTGCAAATTTGAGGAATCTTCAAATAAAActatattttttctctctttgttttaATCAAAATCTTTACAGGCAGCAGAAGCAAAAAAGCTGGCAtcaacaaaaggaaaaagatgaCACAAAACAAGAATAATTGGAAGTTGGTGCTTTAACTCACAGCAATTCCTTTTAAGTTGAACGGCTTCTCCTTTTTGTTGAGTTGGAGCATAAGCTCAGCCAGTTGAGGAACATAATGACCTAAGGATAAATTGCAAAATACATCAATAGCTGCATATTTTTGTTATTAGCTTAACTTCCATGAATGAAAGTTTTACCTGCATAGCTTTCTCCTACAATGAACAAACTCCTGTTCCTGTATTCT
This is a stretch of genomic DNA from Lotus japonicus ecotype B-129 chromosome 1, LjGifu_v1.2. It encodes these proteins:
- the LOC130728763 gene encoding serine carboxypeptidase-like 45 is translated as MSSLLWSSIAMCVAVLQLCCFGFAHPSSSSHPDRITLLPGQPQVEFNQFSGYVTVDEKNQRALFFYFAEAEKDAASKPLVLWLNGGPGCSSLGVGAFAENGPLRPKGEGLVRNQFSWNREANMLYLESPIGVGFSYSADTSSYMGVNDKITAKDNLMFLQNWLVKFPEYRNRSLFIVGESYAGHYVPQLAELMLQLNKKEKPFNLKGIALGNPLLEFSTDFNSRAEFFWSHGLISDTTYGMFTSVCNYSRYVREYYGGSVSPICSRVMSQVTTETSRFVDKYDVTLDVCISSVFSQTKVLSPQQGTETIDVCVEDEAANYLNRKDVQSALHAHLVGVQRWSVCSNVLNYEFRDLEIPTITAVSKLVKAGLPVLVYSGDQDSVIPLTGSRTLVHQLAKELGLKTTVPYRVWFEGKQVGGWTQVYGNILSFATIRGASHEAPFSQPERSLVLFRSFLQGHALPEEF